The genomic stretch CGGAATGTTTGGGTTAGGCGGTAGCTCTTTGGGCACACCCCTGCTGCGTCTGCTGGGAATGCCTGCCCTTTTGGCCTTGGCGAGTCCTCTGCCGCTCACCCTGCCCAGTGCGTTGGGAGGGGTGGTCACGTTTCAAAAGCAAGGCTTAATTCATTGGCCGGTGGTGGGTCGGACGGTGGCTTGGGGGATCCCGGCGGTGGCCTTGGGGTCTTGGACGACGAAGTTTGTGCCGGGGGTGGTGCTGATGCTGCTGACGGCGGTGTTTATTTTGGGGATTGGAGTGTACGGTGTCAGCGGCTTACGGGGTTTCTTGCCGAGCGAAGGAGAAAAGCAGTTGCACCTGGAGCGGATCCCGGTGGGTTCGGTGCTGCTGAATTTCCTCAACGGGGTACTGGCCAATGGGGGTGGGTTGGTCTTGGTGCCTTTCTACCAGTTGGGGGTCGGACTGGATCTGCGGGGTGCTTTGGCCAGTTCTTTGGCTTCAGTGGCATTGTTGGCGATCCCAGAGATTTGGGTACACAGCAGTCTCGGCCATATTGATTGGGGCACCACCTTCTGGCTGGGGTTGGGGGTGTTCCCCTTTACGGTGTTAGGAGGCAAATTGGCTCTACGGCTATCCACGCCCCTGCTGACCCGCCTGTACGGAGGATTTTTGGTAGTGCTGGCC from Thermostichus vulcanus str. 'Rupite' encodes the following:
- a CDS encoding sulfite exporter TauE/SafE family protein — translated: MTWWLTFLVGCGIGFCAGMFGLGGSSLGTPLLRLLGMPALLALASPLPLTLPSALGGVVTFQKQGLIHWPVVGRTVAWGIPAVALGSWTTKFVPGVVLMLLTAVFILGIGVYGVSGLRGFLPSEGEKQLHLERIPVGSVLLNFLNGVLANGGGLVLVPFYQLGVGLDLRGALASSLASVALLAIPEIWVHSSLGHIDWGTTFWLGLGVFPFTVLGGKLALRLSTPLLTRLYGGFLVVLALYFGIREIQQF